In Drosophila busckii strain San Diego stock center, stock number 13000-0081.31 chromosome 3R, ASM1175060v1, whole genome shotgun sequence, the sequence GCGCAGTCCTCGCTTAAGAAAACCTCAGCACCCACTATACCGCTGCGTTCCCGTGGCATGCCACGTAAAATGACAGACACAACGCCGCTTAAGGGCATACCGTCACGCATGCCCACAACAGGTTTTCGTTCGCCCACTGTGCCCGGCAGTGCCCAACGTCCCAATCTCAGTCGCACGCCTGCCGGCCGCAAGGATGGCGGCATTAAAATACTCGACATTACAGAGCAGCCTTTGGGCTATGCAGCGGCTAAAAAAAGGAAGCGCGaacagcagctggaggagcagcaaaagaaacaggaacaaaagcaacaagcagccgctgccgcagccgccgcagctgccGTTAACAACTCTAGCAGCGGCGAAAGTCCGACTCCGGATTCTGGCGTGGCTGCCTGTGATGGTGAAACACCCACTACGCCCACTTCGGGTAATAACAGTTTCGAAATAAAATTGGAGCCAAATCTAAATCAAAGTACAGGCAGTGCAGATGAGCCTATGGATGAAAGCTTCAAGACACCAGAGCTGGCTACCAAAACGTTGCCAACTAATACGCCTGAGACGCCTGAATATGCAGCAACAACGCTGCAGTTTGCAAATACTACGGCAACGACACCCACACGATCGACAGTCAAGGCGGAGGGCAAAGTCAAGACACCAAAGTCGGCGGGCAagattaacaacaataataataacaataacaacaacaatacctATCATCAAACGCCAAAGCGCATTAAGcaagaaattgaaatcaagAGCGAAGAGATCATTGTGCCAGCCAATATAAAACTGGAAAAGATTGAGCCCAGTACGCAAACAACGCCCACGCGTGGCACACAGCCACAGGCAACTACGCCCACATCAACTGGCCAGCAGCGCATCATTATACAGCAACAGCCAGCGCAGCGTTTGCTTATACGCAGCACGCCACAAAAGCgtgcagcagccactgctgctgctgctgccgccgcggCTGCTGGAACAACCACAACGGTTGGTAATACTACAATCAAAATGGAGAAGTTGGACATTAAGCCCATGCTGCGGCCAACAACTAGTGCGAGtgccagcagcaccaccacaacAACTATATTGACGCCGCAACAGCTTCGTCAGGCTGCCAGTCCTTTGGCCAATTTGCCCAACAATATTTCGGTAAAGATAACATCTGCCAAGGCAAaggcggctgcagcagcggccgcaaccagtggcagtggcaccAACAATACAGGTGCAACCAcatcacagcagcaacagcctcaACAACATCCCATATTGATAAATAACTCCACGCCTGTTATACTGGCCTCAACGCCCAGCGCACAGCGTGCGGTAAGTCAAgcgtattttaaaattaaattatgtattaaatgCTCTTTTTTTTCCTTTACAGAAAACGTTACTGGCTGCGaccagtagcagcagcagcaccactaCCACCACCACAATACCATCACAGGCTATAAAAACAATGCCATTGAGTCAGTTgaaaacagcagccaacagtgGACCTGTGATTATCTCACAGACCATTATACAGCCAGCCAAGCgcgcccaacagcagcagcagcaacaacaacaacagcagcagcaacaacaggctGGCACTTCAGCAGCCGCGGCagcccaacaacagcagcagcaacaacaacaacaacagcagcagcagcaccagttGTTGTCAGTGGGTTCACAGCCGCAAACCACACAATATATTATAGCtgcaccacaacaacaacagcagcagcagcagcagcagcagcaacaacaacaacccgCGCTACCCACGCTTACCTCCTTTACCCAGCCACGTGTAGCAGCGCAGACTACAACGCTTTACCAGAGCACCGCAGCCGCTGGCAGCTCTCAGACACCAACCAAAATACTGTTAAAGACGACAGGTGCACCAGGTGGTGTGGTCATGACCTCATTGCGTCAACCCGGCACTACAGTAGTTGGCAGCAATCCGCCGCCATTGGTGGCCACCACTGCCGCTGTTGGTGCGGGACAGCATACACTCAACATACAGAACGTGCAATTACCCAATCGACCAGTTACCATACAGCCGGCTTCGCAggctgcacagcagcagcatatgcaggcgcagctgcagcagcaacatccgcAACACACTATAGTGGCCAATACGACGGCGACGCAGCAGCCGAAGTTGTCGCAGGTTATAATGCAGCCTGGCGGCAACATCTCGGGCAGCGCATTGAATGTCTCACCTACGTCTGGCAAAAACAAGACCATTATACTCACCCAAAAAGGTGTTATATTACGTAATATTGGAGGCGATATGTATCAGCAGATACCCATAAGTAATGTAGGCGGCTTGTCTGGCATTGGCACTGGCGCTACCTTGATGACCACAACTGCGGCAGGTCCGCCTGGTCTGGTTAAAACAACATCATCAACGAGCGCCCAGCCACACACTatacaactgcaacagcatcagcagcagggCACGCAAGGCGGCAAGCAAATGATGCCCACATTGATACCTACCAATCCCATAGCTGGTCAGCATGTCATAGTTCAGCAACAGACGCCCAACAGCGTAATCGGCAACGTAAGTGTACagtgaacaacaacaacaacaacaaaattgtcaGAGCTTGTAAAACACGTAGAGAGAAAAAATTTGGGCATAGCCGGTCATTCAATGAGCCAAACGATTTCGTATTATCTTTCTGCAGTTGAGCTTCTCCCGAAGTAAACTCTGTTGGTTTTGCGAGCTCTAATATTCAGTTTTGTAcctcaaatatatatattaatgcttACAGTCCTCACAGCAGACTATTATACGACCGGTGATGACATCGCTGCCGCAAGGACTCACGCTTATACAGCGTCCCGGTCAGCAGCCACAACTTGTGCAGGTGCAGGCGACGCCGAACAATACGCAGCGCACGATTATAACACAATCGCCGCAGCAAGGACGtcaacagccgcagcaacagatTCTGTTGCAGCATAAGCCGGCATTGCAGCAGCGTTTGGTTACTTCCACCAACACAGCGGCCTCCCAGTTGCAGCAGAGCGGCAATGCCAGCATTTCACGCACCGTTCAGCTGCAGGTTACTCAGCAACAGTcgaaccaacaacagcagcagcagcagcagacggcAACAACCACAACTCAACAGCAAGCACAGCAGACACAACAGGCGCCACAACGACGAGGACTTTCGCTTTCTGTATGATATTTCAGCTATGATCATGGTCCGGTGGAAACTaaactcttttatttttcttcattttagAACGAACACGTCCACAAGGCGCATGAGATGTTCCGCAAGGCGAATCGAGTCTCGCGACCAGATAAGGCTCTCATTTTAGGCTTTATGGCCGGACTGCGTGAGAATCCACGACCGAATACTGACAATGTCTTGGTCATCAAGCTGGGCGAATCAGAGGTAAGTTTAAACACCAATTGACAGTTCAGTGCATTTGACTAAATCGGCTTTGCATTTTTAGGAAAAAGTGCAGCAGGAAGATGGCAACACGGCACTTTGCCTGGTGGAGTCTCATATTCGTTTGGACTACAACACCGGCGAGTGGAAGACATTCCAGAACTACAGGCTGATGGATCAGAGTGCGGCCTCATAGTCCACAAGGGTCATACGCATAGTGCGCAAGCAGCCCTAAGTGCTGGCTGACTTATGTGCCACTGTGTGTATCCCTGGCTGCTGGCTCTGAACGCTGCGACATGTCGTCATTGCAATGGCCAAGTGAATGGGCCAGCAAACGCTTCGCTTATTAGGCTACTAACCCTTCTCTAAAGCTGCAAGAATGCTGGAGTAAATTTAATGAACTACATAATAATTAACGTAAATTAGCTGTACAGTTGTTAGTATATAGTAAATGCTAGCGCTTAAAACGTTTAGTAATCATGCCACAAACACACttacactcacactcacactcataCACAGTCGCATGCATACATTCACCTATGACTGCACGCTTGAGTAGAGCGCGGAAGATGAAACAATGTATTGAAAAGTCGCAGCATAGGGAATGGCAATAGAtcatttacacacatacagcgatgtatatgcatatactaatatatgtatatgcacatttaaatgcagatATATAATGTAATTAGCTGTCAAGTAActaaatgtataattaattagcaagaagcataataatattttggaGCCACAagaaaaaagaatgaaaaggaaaaacaaaaataaacgctcgctattcataaaaaaatctataatacaattacacacacaaacacacacagacacaaatataaatgtatgtatctaAGTGAGTGTATAAGCCACAGCAGAACTAATATTAATCTTTCATTGTGTAATAGTCTAGAATAAAACAACCATATTTATGGCTTTAATGTTTAAGCTGAATGAGATTTTTTATGCGCACTCCAAGCAACCTGTTGCggcaattaattgttgttgctggtgtaaAGTAATTGCAGTCGAatgttaaaacattttaattgttgcttgaTTATTGAAtggttttttattattcttctTAATTGCATTGGAATTTGTGGGCTTACAACTAGTCAACATACATAGATAGATAAGAGCTTGCACTACATAATGTCTATATGCCTAGGGCTAATACTACTGGGTCTAAGTCTAAGTCTAAGCTACAGCTCGGGTCACGTGCATCTTAAATTCGTTAGATAGATCCTCCAAGGCGTGGAGCCTACTTGCTGCCCACCTCCTTCCAGTGCACTATGGCGCGCTGCTCGTCGGGCGCATCGCCAAAAGGTCGGCTGCCATCGGCGCTGACAAACTCGTTCACCTGATAATTGAGCAGCGTCTTATAGTGATAAACATCCGCCAGCTGTTGGGTCAGCGGACTGGTATTGGTGGTAAAGATACCGGCAAATTGTTTCTCGCGTGCCAC encodes:
- the LOC108602625 gene encoding negative elongation factor A, translating into MANVRDSDTSLWLHNKLGTSNDSWINGSICSQLNKEVLRNIKECFPDLQTQVKLKLLLSFLHIPRRMVEEWKAELEEVIEVAGLDTELWVSMLAETMKTFPATSSLNTEISDYEDTRPIFTDMVNDLRKLVTKHSDLGMLPLECQYLNKNALMSVVGQQPAPVKHFTLKRKPKSAQLRTELLHKSADAQSSLKKTSAPTIPLRSRGMPRKMTDTTPLKGIPSRMPTTGFRSPTVPGSAQRPNLSRTPAGRKDGGIKILDITEQPLGYAAAKKRKREQQLEEQQKKQEQKQQAAAAAAAAAAVNNSSSGESPTPDSGVAACDGETPTTPTSGNNSFEIKLEPNLNQSTGSADEPMDESFKTPELATKTLPTNTPETPEYAATTLQFANTTATTPTRSTVKAEGKVKTPKSAGKINNNNNNNNNNNTYHQTPKRIKQEIEIKSEEIIVPANIKLEKIEPSTQTTPTRGTQPQATTPTSTGQQRIIIQQQPAQRLLIRSTPQKRAAATAAAAAAAAAGTTTTVGNTTIKMEKLDIKPMLRPTTSASASSTTTTTILTPQQLRQAASPLANLPNNISVKITSAKAKAAAAAAATSGSGTNNTGATTSQQQQPQQHPILINNSTPVILASTPSAQRAKTLLAATSSSSSTTTTTTIPSQAIKTMPLSQLKTAANSGPVIISQTIIQPAKRAQQQQQQQQQQQQQQQAGTSAAAAAQQQQQQQQQQQQQQHQLLSVGSQPQTTQYIIAAPQQQQQQQQQQQQQQQPALPTLTSFTQPRVAAQTTTLYQSTAAAGSSQTPTKILLKTTGAPGGVVMTSLRQPGTTVVGSNPPPLVATTAAVGAGQHTLNIQNVQLPNRPVTIQPASQAAQQQHMQAQLQQQHPQHTIVANTTATQQPKLSQVIMQPGGNISGSALNVSPTSGKNKTIILTQKGVILRNIGGDMYQQIPISNVGGLSGIGTGATLMTTTAAGPPGLVKTTSSTSAQPHTIQLQQHQQQGTQGGKQMMPTLIPTNPIAGQHVIVQQQTPNSVIGNSSQQTIIRPVMTSLPQGLTLIQRPGQQPQLVQVQATPNNTQRTIITQSPQQGRQQPQQQILLQHKPALQQRLVTSTNTAASQLQQSGNASISRTVQLQVTQQQSNQQQQQQQQTATTTTQQQAQQTQQAPQRRGLSLSNEHVHKAHEMFRKANRVSRPDKALILGFMAGLRENPRPNTDNVLVIKLGESEEKVQQEDGNTALCLVESHIRLDYNTGEWKTFQNYRLMDQSAAS